A stretch of the Lactuca sativa cultivar Salinas chromosome 9, Lsat_Salinas_v11, whole genome shotgun sequence genome encodes the following:
- the LOC111918241 gene encoding uncharacterized protein LOC111918241 — protein MPEKSHPNNNGKAVQSIEPHQSAWLTHWTGTRFESSTHVPSTRLIRKEEDDLDMKIHTKGVDIASDSCGSSKGINDLELAMSLKKPGTQSFPFFKRGQESGRSFIMNEVGQAQALGPQVSHMKSAAALNIGSSSRECHFQREEASQIPSEQVKYHMFFGESQTTHGPENISQLKTIFASKNHLPKTNSVAMEQEHKMSSFLRQDNVSLLKTDPSTSSNSSPSLIAEQYKRMQKHIGMGFFPHQSCPEVIKPGTMQSFQNVSHLEGLHSFSRTTHSVLITKQTDVKVYQEKQIFRESMVSTRLKEETVREVNRSPAYFANSQRGVKLQLLESSDQESQEKIEDVQKNESSADTDTMDMESFKENHLSGVQFSPRTKEMTMESNIPILPLSKPKDTHRKRKMELPDINLEISSLPASSSSTEKEKEKEKEKSDPCTSRTQSLDINLGHTTNSNSNSCGHTTNHGSEPGSRWIKRLKLTGSSLLPKTSPENKLFTKVKVGPPSETVIAESSDRHNNNNNNNNNNKEVVGLSNAWIQRWSSNQGQKSPVVERIEKGDCKVGPPEEDEKKQFPSIAAMALMGKAMSGFQQCKFQKRESFMVWNTKGFE, from the exons ATGCCTGAGAAATCTCATCCCAACAACAACGGAAAAGCTGTACAATCCATAGAACCTCACCAATCTGCATGGCTCACACATTGGACAGGAACAAGATTTGAATCAAGCACACATGTTCCTTCAACTCGCCTTATTCGAAAAGAAGAAGATGATCTTGATATGAAGATACACACAAAGGGAGTTGACATAGCATCTGATAGCTGTGGATCTTCAAAAGGGATCAACGACTTGGAATTAGCAATGAGTTTAAAGAAACCAGGTACTCAATCTTTCCCATTTTTCAAACGAGGTCAAGAAAGTGGGAGAAGTTTCATAATGAACGAAGTAGGTCAAGCTCAAGCATTAGGACCTCAAGTTTCTCACATGAAATCAGCAGCTGCTTTGAATATAGGATCTTCATCAAGAGAATGTCATTTTCAACGTGAAGAAGCATCACAAATTCCTTCTGAACAGGTGAAGTATCACATGTTTTTTGGTGAAAGCCAAACAACCCATGGACCAGAAAACATCAGCCAGCTTAAAACCATTTTCGCATCCAAAAACCACTTGCCAAAAACTAATTCAGTAGCCATGGAACAAGAACACAAGATGTCATCTTTTTTAAGACAAGATAATGTATCCCTTTTGAAGACTGACCCTTCTACAAGCAGCAATTCTTCACCTTCTTTAATTGCAGAACAATACAAAAGGATGCAAAAACATATTGGAATGGGATTCTTTCCACATCAAAGTTGTCCAGAAGTGATCAAACCAGGGACAATGCAGTCATTTCAAAATGTTTCACATTTAGAGGGTCTTCACAGTTTTTCCAGGACAACTCACAGTGTGTTAATCACAAAACAAACTGATGTTAAAGTGTATCAAGAAAAGCAGATCTTTAGGGAGTCCATGGTATCAACTCGGCTTAAAGAAGAAACTGTAAGGGAGGTCAACCGCAGCCCTGCATATTTTGCTAATAGTCAACGAGGGGTAAAGCTTCAACTTTTGGAGTCTTCAGATCAAGAATCTCAGGAAAAGATTGAAGATGTTCAAAAAAATGAGTCATCAGCTGATACTGACACCATGGATATGGAATCTTTCAAGGAGAATCATCTTTCTG GTGTACAATTCTCCCCACGAACCAAG GAGATGACAATGGAGTCAAatattcccattttacccttgtcAAAACCAAAAGACACACACAGAAAACGTAAAATGGAACTCCCGGATATTAACCTAGAAATATCCTCTCTCCCAGCTTCATCAAGCTcaactgaaaaagaaaaagaaaaagaaaaagaaaaaagcgACCCATGCACATCAAGAACACAAAGCCTAGACATCAACCTTGGCCACACAACTAACTCAAACTCAAACTCATGTGGCCACACAACTAACCATGGTTCAGAGCCAGGTAGCCGTTGGATCAAACGCCTCAAGCTGACCGGGTCAAGTTTGCTTCCAAAAACTTCACCTGAAAACAAGCTTTTTACAAAAGTAAAAGTGGGCCCACCATCAGAAACTGTGATAGCTGAATCTAGTGAtcgtcataataataataataataataataataataataaagaggtTGTTGGACTTTCGAATGCTTGGATTCAAAGATGGAGTAGTAATCAGGGGCAAAAGAGTCCGGTGGTGGAAAGAATTGAAAAGGGAGACTGTAAAGTGGGGCCTCCGGAGGAAGATGAGAAAAAGCAGTTTCCGAGTATTGCTGCAATGGCGTTGATGGGGAAGGCCATGAGTGGGTTTCAACAGTGTAAGTTTCAGAAAAGGGAATCGTTTATGGTTTGGAATACCAAAGGTTTTGAGTAA